Proteins from a genomic interval of Danio rerio strain Tuebingen ecotype United States chromosome 4, GRCz12tu, whole genome shotgun sequence:
- the LOC100537584 gene encoding uncharacterized protein isoform X2, which yields MAFIKEESEDVKIEETFTVKQEDPQEQTDLMKEQTHQQNELDEKQQFEKPQEIMTDEKPTLTKKTSLNGRPRKSKLGCNFSCKQCRKSFSQKPKLDVHMRVHTREQPYTCEQCGKSFGQIQGFKAHMRIHTRERSYTCQQCGKSFYHAGHFAAHMRIHTGEKPFSCKQCGKSFSQKSNLNVHMRVHTGEKPYTCEQCGKSFSQKQNFKIHMRIHTGERSCTCQQCGKSFRHARNLAVHMRTHTGEKPFSCKQCGKSFSKKPNLIAHMRVHTREKPYTCEQCGKSFGQKQDLYIHMRIHTGEKPYTCTECGKSFPHKNTLNHHMRTHTGEKPFACAQCGKSFTTKFSLKNHMNGHTGTIVFTCDQCGKSLTRKDTIKQHMKTHSREDRFRCSECGKGFKSKRSLNTHMKLHNGELSPQH from the exons atggcgtttattaaagaggagagtgaagatgtgaagattgaagaaacattcacagtcaaacaggaagatccacaggaacaaacag atctgATGAAAGAACAGACTCATCAACAGAATGAATTAGATGAGAAACAGCAGTTTGAGAAACCCCAAGAAATAatgactgatgaaaaacccacactgactaaaaagacttcCTTAAAtggaagacctcggaaatccaaattggggtgtaatttcagctgtaaacagtgtagaaagagttttagtcaaaagccaaagcttgatgttcacatgagagttcacactagggagcaaccttacacctgcgaacagtgtggaaagagttttggtcaaaTACAAGGCTTTAaagcccacatgagaattcacactagAGAGAGgtcgtacacatgccaacagtgtggaaaaagcttttaTCATGCTGGACACTTTGCagcacacatgagaattcacactggagagaagcctttcagctgtaaacagtgtggaaagagtttcagtcaaaagtcaAACCTTAATGTTCACATGAGggttcacacaggggagaaaccttacacctgcgaacagtgtggaaagagttttagtcaaaaacaaaactttaaaatccacatgagaattcacactggagagaggtcttgcacatgccaacagtgtggaaaaagcttccgTCATGCAAGAAACTTGGCAGtgcacatgagaactcacacaggagagaagcctttcagctgtaagcagtgtggaaagagtttcagtaaAAAGCCGAACCTGATtgctcacatgagagttcacactagagagaaaccttacacctgcgaacagtgtggaaagagttttggtcaaaaacaagacctttacatccacatgaggattcacactggagagaaaccttacacatgcacagagtgtggtaaaagttttccacataaaaacacactcaatcaccacatgagaactcacactggagagaagccgtttgcatgtgctcagtgtggaaagagcttcacaaccaaatttagcctcaagaaccacatgaatggtcacactggaaccatagtgtttacatgtgatcagtgtggaaagagtctcacacgcaaagacaccattaagcaacacatgaagactcactcaAGAGAGGATCGTTTTAGATGCAGTGAatgtggaaagggctttaaaagtaaaagaagcctcaacactcacatgaagcttcacaatggagagctGAGTCCTCAACATTga
- the LOC100537584 gene encoding uncharacterized protein isoform X1: MYLLLTILFYPLYNIALITDSVQTQRKTPAQVTDLHTVIKMAFIKEESEDVKIEETFTVKQEDPQEQTDLMKEQTHQQNELDEKQQFEKPQEIMTDEKPTLTKKTSLNGRPRKSKLGCNFSCKQCRKSFSQKPKLDVHMRVHTREQPYTCEQCGKSFGQIQGFKAHMRIHTRERSYTCQQCGKSFYHAGHFAAHMRIHTGEKPFSCKQCGKSFSQKSNLNVHMRVHTGEKPYTCEQCGKSFSQKQNFKIHMRIHTGERSCTCQQCGKSFRHARNLAVHMRTHTGEKPFSCKQCGKSFSKKPNLIAHMRVHTREKPYTCEQCGKSFGQKQDLYIHMRIHTGEKPYTCTECGKSFPHKNTLNHHMRTHTGEKPFACAQCGKSFTTKFSLKNHMNGHTGTIVFTCDQCGKSLTRKDTIKQHMKTHSREDRFRCSECGKGFKSKRSLNTHMKLHNGELSPQH, translated from the exons atgtacctgctgttgacaatattattttacccTTTATACAACATAGCCCTCATTACT gatagtgtccaaacacagagaaaaactcctgctcaagtgactgatctccacactgttataaagatggcgtttattaaagaggagagtgaagatgtgaagattgaagaaacattcacagtcaaacaggaagatccacaggaacaaacag atctgATGAAAGAACAGACTCATCAACAGAATGAATTAGATGAGAAACAGCAGTTTGAGAAACCCCAAGAAATAatgactgatgaaaaacccacactgactaaaaagacttcCTTAAAtggaagacctcggaaatccaaattggggtgtaatttcagctgtaaacagtgtagaaagagttttagtcaaaagccaaagcttgatgttcacatgagagttcacactagggagcaaccttacacctgcgaacagtgtggaaagagttttggtcaaaTACAAGGCTTTAaagcccacatgagaattcacactagAGAGAGgtcgtacacatgccaacagtgtggaaaaagcttttaTCATGCTGGACACTTTGCagcacacatgagaattcacactggagagaagcctttcagctgtaaacagtgtggaaagagtttcagtcaaaagtcaAACCTTAATGTTCACATGAGggttcacacaggggagaaaccttacacctgcgaacagtgtggaaagagttttagtcaaaaacaaaactttaaaatccacatgagaattcacactggagagaggtcttgcacatgccaacagtgtggaaaaagcttccgTCATGCAAGAAACTTGGCAGtgcacatgagaactcacacaggagagaagcctttcagctgtaagcagtgtggaaagagtttcagtaaAAAGCCGAACCTGATtgctcacatgagagttcacactagagagaaaccttacacctgcgaacagtgtggaaagagttttggtcaaaaacaagacctttacatccacatgaggattcacactggagagaaaccttacacatgcacagagtgtggtaaaagttttccacataaaaacacactcaatcaccacatgagaactcacactggagagaagccgtttgcatgtgctcagtgtggaaagagcttcacaaccaaatttagcctcaagaaccacatgaatggtcacactggaaccatagtgtttacatgtgatcagtgtggaaagagtctcacacgcaaagacaccattaagcaacacatgaagactcactcaAGAGAGGATCGTTTTAGATGCAGTGAatgtggaaagggctttaaaagtaaaagaagcctcaacactcacatgaagcttcacaatggagagctGAGTCCTCAACATTga